The genomic DNA tctttcaaaattcaaaatatatatacccTTTCTCCAGATACTCAATTCTACTTGCAGTGATATGCCCTATAGAGATACTCATGAAAATACACCAATGCACTAGGATGCTTGTCATTAACAGGAAACAAATGTCCAGCAATAAAGGCCACTAACTATGATGCTTGCACACAGTAAAACTAAATAGCCATTTCAAAGAATGAGATAGATAGGTCAATGCTGATGGAATATTTATGAGGAATATTATTGAGGAAAATtgtactatttttaaatagtacACATAGATGTGGGTactgcatatttttttctgaatacacGAGAAAGTGTAAGCAGTTACTTTTGAGGCATGGAGCTAGAAGATGAGATGCAGGTATGAGAAACTTATTTacacttttaattttatacaattCTGTACAGTTGTGGGGTTTGAATTTTCAACAAGTATATAGATACTACGTTTTATACACAAACACACgtacttaagaaacaaaataaataattctgaatgTCACCTATTTAACTAGCCAGAGATATTTTGatgtccttccttcccctaaatccctcaattaaaaaaacctGGTCAGTATTtaacaattactttaaaatgtttaaaagtgaaGAATGACTATTCTTTCTGCTGttactaattatttttgttaaggGTCTTATGGGTTTCTATTCCTCATATTGgttttataatttactttcttttaataattttacatacattataatttttatacttaaatatcCTAATTTCTCAGAAAATTCGTGAAACATCTTACTCATAGGTATTTCAACATTCATCCAAAGCAAATTTTAGTGCTGTTCACAATGAAGATATCTGATATAAGGTATCTAAAATAAGGAGCCCTGGGTTAAATCTCCAACTAAGCTTCATGGATATTACGTCTAACAATGATTTTGAAACACAGTAATGTCCTCGAATTTGGATATTGCTGACTCCCAAAGGAGGATAGTGGCATTTGGTATATTCTCAAATCCCCCAACTTAAAGCtctatttttctaaattccaGAGACATTAAAAGGCCTGCCTGGATTTTCTAGTTCAgagtttattattcttttcactaTTCCATCAGGTCTtccttaaggaaagaaaaaaccaaaaaaccaaaaaactttttCATTGTTAATGACACTTGGCTGTGCAGTTGTGTTACTTAAATGAAGCAAGTTTTGTTGAAAAAATGAGTCACGCTAATTTTACCTGTCCAGCTGAAGCCAAGATGATCAGCAATATAAGCCAGCCTTTCCTCGATCCGTTCCTGCTCATCCTGTTCATCTACAGAAGGTCAAAAACAGAATGGCCAAAGGTTGTCTATGACAGGAGAGCACCCATAGTACTGATCATCCGAAGAGAGGAAGTCACTTGTCCAAATATTTGATAATAGCACAAATTAGCTATtatatttcaaatcattttaaatggtATGTTTGCCTGATTTCTGGAATGGAATGGGGAATCAACTTAATTATAAATCATGAAAACCAACTGCTTCCATATCTCTTTAATCAAGACTAGTCACTGGACATATCAGTTGCTGAGTTCTAGTAATCTTAGGACTTTCTGTTTAAATTATCTGAGAGACTACTGCCCACCAGGAGACAATCATCTTGTTcatcaaaaaccagaaaaatcatAAGTGGGTTGCAGAAGTGGAGTAACTGGTTAGGACCTCCTGTTATTGCCTGTGGCAGCACAGATCACTTCCGGATCACATCTGAAAGAAATCACATCCAAGATTCATAAAAGACATAGATCATGGGTTAACCAGGccacctgggttttttttttcagtctggcCAGAACCATTTTCCTTGGTCCTGGTGACCTTGGAAGAATGGAGGATAAAAGCATACGTATTTGTGTCTGTTGTATCAATAGGTATAGATGTACTTTCTGTGAAATTTCTGTGTGCTTACTACTAAGTAAGCTTATATATTACTCCCACAAACTTTAATTTTCCCATTGGTTTTTAACCCCCATTAATTGATGGGCAGCATTTTAGACATCAGGACATTTTCTTAGGACACAAATTTAAGAATAATAGTCTTTATTGTAGAGATATTGGAAGACCAGAGGCTACTTCTCAAAGCCAtctatggtttccttttttataattcAAAGGGTCATCCTCTCACGGTCACTTACATCATGCAAAGTTTGAGTTTTTGTTGTCTGCTGCGTCTAATCAGAGTACATTCTCCATTCACCTAATACTGAAACAAAAAGCATGGTTTTTTTTCACCTTATATTTGTTTGCTTAAAGTGTTTACCAGTGGTATCTGAGATCCAACTTTTTGAATCAAAAACAGATCCACAACAATTGGGATTTCATGATAACGTGAAATCTTCTTGGGCAAATGGCTTCCTAATGATTACCGAATTACTAAGTTGAGtacaaatgattttaaagtaCGTAAGGGtaagaagaaaaagcaatgaaTCCTTACCATATGAAACAAAGCCCAACATGTTCATGTGCAAAAGCAAAAGTGCTTAATTTGAGGCTAAGCCTGGGACTCCAGAGCAACAAAACTCAAAGCTTGCATGGCCTTACGAACAGCGGCTTGAGAAAGGCAAGATCACCGCTGTCTGTTCATCATGTTGATGTTTTCCATAAGCATTCTCATTACTCAATCTTGAGATTGTTTTCATAGACAAGAGTACACAGAGAAAGCACGAAACACAAAGGGCTTACACAAACACAGTAACCACTACAGAAAgcttaaagaaaatgagacacaaatcaccaaataaaagatatacaaaaaaaaaaaaactatatcaaATTTATGACATGCGTAGCACAGGGAATCCCAGGGGCTGGCAAATACCTTCAGCATGGTCATGGCCATTTTCATCAGGGATGCGTTCAATCAGAGTCTCAATGGACTCATCCCAAATAGGCCTTGTGTCAAAGATGTCCTCAGGAATTGAATGCTCGGTTTCAACAGGTGGCAGATTTTCAATTACTGAAACTTCCAGGGCACTACTACTTTCATCATCTGAAACTAATTCTTGCTCCCTTTCTGACTGTGTAAGTCTATCCACTAACTTGGAAGCCTCATCACTAATCTCCTCAAAGAATTCTATGGAGTTCCTGTAAAGGTCAAAGAAATGCTCCTTACTTTCTTTTGTAGGGCTCACAGCCCCCTTGCAGGAAGATGTGGTGCTTTTGCTCTTAACTGGCAATCGGGATGTAAATATCTTTGGTCTGGTGGCCCCCTCTTCTGATTCTAACTCCagctcctctgccctctctctgctctctgtttctgtctcaaTGTAACTTCTAGTTTTTACTGGACATTTGGTCTTTGAGTCCAAAGCACTGGCATCAGATTCAGATTTGCTTCTACTATCTGGTGTTCTGCTTGTCATGTCCTGACCCTGAGGAGCCACTATTTTCTGGAGAGATGAATCTAGATGCGAAAGCTGCTGCTCTACTCTTTGGACAGGTGCTTTCACGGGGATTTTAGACTTTGGTTTTGCTTCATCCTCTTTACTTTCCTCATCCAGGCTGGGCAAAAAATCTTCACAAAGGGAACTCTCATACTCCACAGATGGAGGTGCTGAGGTTGACGTGGGTATAGTCCTTACAGGAATTTTGGATTTGCTTTCAGTAGAAGGCACATTCTCCATGGGTGCAGTAGGGATTTCAATTACTGATTTCTGTTCCTCTGGGGAAGAATCAGGAGAATCATCATCCCGACCTGAATACACAGACCTGGTAACTGTGGAAAAATCTAACTGAACGTGTACAACTGGTTCAGGGGAGTCAGGGCAAGATGGATCTTTCACACTAGACTTAAGAGGCATATCACCCATTGGTGTGGTGGGGAGATCCTCGGCGCCTGCAGAAGGAGCTTCTTTTGTTGATGTTTCAGGGGAGGTTGAATTCCCCATGGGGGTGTGAAGTTGAGCATCTGAAGCAGATATTTCCTCAACTTCCTCACTCAGGTCATCTGGAAGTAGGTCCGCTTCATCACTCACTGTTTCTTTTGATTCTGAGAGAGCTAGTGACTCAGCTGATGTCTCCCGTTGTGGGGGCTCAGCGCCAGGACTCCCTTCTTTCATGTCTTCGGAGAGAGTCTCTTCCCTGGATTCTTGCCCAATTTGGAAAAAGTGAAAACTTTCATCATCATAGGACCTTTTGGTCATGTCAATGGCACCACTTCGGGTCATCTCAAACAATTTTCCTTCCTGAAAGAGAAACGGGTTTTGCTCACTGGTTGGAGTCCCCTCTTCAGTTGGGGTCCTTGCAGGAGTGGTGTCAGGGGTGGTACCCTGGGATTGTCTGTCTACCATCAAACCAAATAtcttttgttcttcctctttcactcGAGCCTCAAAGGCTTCATCATCCTCGCGGATTTCACTCCAGGAATCAGAATCTACATCAGTTTTTGTGATGATGACTTTGCTGATTTGGTCACTAACAACTACTGATGTATTTGGTACAGAAGGCTCTAAAGATGAAGGGGCTTGATCTGACTGCTTTTCCCACAAGGTGCTTTCTTGTTTGGATTCTTTTTCCATGTTTTGGTCCTCAAAATTAGATTCTTGGCTTGAAACAGTTCTATTGGAGGAGCTTGTTACTACCACGTCTTCAACAGAGGATGTGATGGTAACAGAAGACACTTCAAAAGAGTGAAAACTTGTGTGTCCTGCATCCATTTGGGTTTTGCTTTCTTCACTGGAGAAAAAAGATTGGGGAGGAACATTTTCATAAGGGCTTATTATTTGAGGATCGCAGATTTCATCAGTCTCAGCTGGGTCAGACACTGGAACATCCATGGACAATTTATCTGTTTGAGTAGTAATCAATGAGTCTTGAGTGGAATAGTCCTTTGGTAAGCTCTCAAAAGCTTGGTCAGTTTTGGTGTCCTCTGTTTTTGTAGCAGAAGATAGAGAGGAGATGTCTTCATCTAATTCTTGTCCTTCAGATGCTGGACAGTGAGGTAAGGAAGACAAAGATGAAGAGCTTTCACTGGGGCAATATACTTGTAGAGATTCCACTCGAGAAACATCAAGCTCTtctccttctgtgtctttttcatcagtgtcttgcAGAGGGACTGATTCCTCATGAATAGCTAACTGCTCAGTGATATCCTCTCTAGGGGAGCTGTAGAGACCTGAAGATATAGGAGTGACTAAGCTGCTGGGACTCCTGGTCTCACACCCATGGCCCTCACAGATTTCTGGTTCATCAGCATCTCCGTTCAGATCATCATAAGACATATCTGGGCCATTAGTAGAAATGGTATGACTCTCTTCGGGTACATGGGACTCAcgatctttttcttcttctgatttaCTTGATTCTTCCTGAGTatcttcattcattttgaaagtgTATTGTTTGGAAACAATAGGTTGAAATTGTACTTCTTCAGGACTGGAATTGGAGTCTACGCTGGatggaagtggggaaggaggctgCACTCGAATAACTGGCTCTGGTACGAGGCCTGCGTCAGCACCTTTTTTCAGCTGTGCCAACTCAGGTTCACtctcagaggaggaagaagccTTTCTGCTCTCTGATGTTACCACCACAGGGACATCGCTTTCATCCTCTATACTCTCCACATGTTTTGGTTCATCCACATCTGCTGAACTGTCAGCATCTGGGTCAGAGGATGAAGAAGATTCTTCTTGTTTGGGTTCTTTCTTGTAGTCCCTTTTCTGCTTTGCTTCTTGTTCAAGTTCGTCaaatgttttgattttggttaccattttaaacatttcctcttCAGGTGTgaatctctttttctccccattttccaaGTCATCCTCCTCTGCACATTCATGAATTACAGCTGGTTTGGGTGTGCTTGCATCTGTGGCTTTGGGTGTGACCTCATAGCTAATTTCTTCTGAGCTGGGGGTGTCAGGAGAAAGGGGACTCTTCCCTGAGCTCTCTACCAGTGACGTCTGCTCAAGACTGTCATCCTCGGCACTGCCGTCTGGGTCTCGGAGCAGCCGGGACCGCACAGAGGCCACTTCCGTAAAGAGTTCTGTTTTGGCTACAGCTGCAGGAAGAGGGAAGTGACTTGGGAGAACTCCAGCCTTCATCTTTGGTTCCACAGGGCTGCTTTCAAGAGAGTCACGGCAAGGGGATTCTTTCAGAGGACTTGGCTCCAGAGAATCCGGAGTTTTGTGTGAGGAGTTATCCTCTAGCACAGGGCTGCCTTCCAGGGAGTCTCTGTGGCTCACTGCAAATGATTCATCAGCACCAGGGCTGAGGACCTCACTATCTCGGCTAGGGAGTGCAAGTTCTAATCCTTGGGGACTTCTAGCAACTCCTTGGGGCTTTGATTCAGTTCCTGTGTCTGTCTGTACACAAGCGTCAGGCAGCGGAGAGGCCTTTTTCTCATCTGAGGGCTCAGTGGTTGTGGATTCCTGAGTTTCAGTATCACTGTGGGTCTTGTGGGCTGAACCAACTTTCTTAAGTTGACCCTCATCAGTGGATGCTTCCTCAGTCAGTCCTTTGGGTGTTTCTTTTGCTAGTAACACACTACAGCTGCCAAGGGAATCATCTTCTTGTTTGGGGCATGTGTCTTTGGAAGGGTCTAGGGTGTCCTCCTTCAGCAAACACTCGACTGAGGGCTCTGTGTCTTCAGTGACTATGGTACCTTGCTCTTCAGAACCATCGGTGATGTCTTTGATTGAGGGATGATCTTTTTCTGAATGAATTGCTGTTGGTGTTTCTAACTTGGTCGTTTCGCTTATTTCCCCAATTTGCTCCTCACTTTTCTTTGGTGAGAAAGAAAGGCTTTCTGGGCTTGTCTCAGGGGTCTCTGCGAGGCCCTCATGCTTATAGCTCTCTTCTGAACTAATCTGAGGGGTCCCTTCCATCAGGCTGCCACATGGAGAACCTGCCACCCCTTCAGGCTTGAGGCTCTCAGAACTGCCATCCAAAGCACCACTTTGTAAAGACAGAGCCGGAAGAAATTCATCTTTCATGTAATCTAGTGGAAAGGTTGTGTTGAAAGGACTAGTGAGTACTTGATCTAAGTGAAGCTGTacttcttctgtcttctcactCATTCGGAATTGTTGGTACTTGTCATTGTCTTCCAATTCTTGCTTAATGACGTCAGAAAAGTCAGTAGAGGTTTTCCTATCTGGGCTGATCTGGAGATCCATGTCTCCCTGTTCATCAGCCAGCTTTTCTTTGGGAACTTCACTCTCTTTATGGCTTTCTTCTTCTGGTGCTGACTGAACAGGTTCAGGAGTTTTGTGGCTAAGAGCTTTCTCCTTCTCTACAACTACGTCTTCTCTCTTAGACCCTACGGAGGAAGCACGGACTACTCTCTTGGATTCGGAAACTCCTGTTACCACAAATCTCTGGCCTCGTTTGATTGTCTGACtctctgttttctgtgtttctctgtggTTTAGCAcctgccccttttctttttctacccgagctttgcctttttcttgtggctgcttttgttttgctgatttGTGTTCAAAGAGTCCAGTCTTATGTTTAGATGGGTCCTGACCTGACTGAAAAGCTTTCATCAACTCCCGAACAGACATTGTCTCCTcgattctttctgtttttgaggTGGGGGATACAggtggttgcttttctgttttcccagaaGGCGACACAGGCAAGTGCTTCTCAGTTTTCCCAGAGGTTGATACAGGTGGGTGCTTTTCCATTCGTCCAGCTGGTGACACAGGCAAGCGTTTTTCTGTTCTCCCAGGTGATACTGGTGCATGTTTCTCCATTCTCCCAGAGGGCGATACAGGTGGGCGTTTGTCCATTTTACCTGAAGGTGAAACAGGTGGgtgtctttctgtttttgtagATGACACAGGGGACTGCCTTTCAGTTTTTGTTGAGGGTGATACAGGTGAGTGTTTCTCAGTTTTACTTGATGACACAGGGGAGTGCCTTTCAGTTCTTGCAGAGGGTGACACAGGTGAGTGTTTCTCAGTTTTACTTGATGGTGATACTGGAGGATGCCTCTCAGTTTTtgtagaggagggaagagaagagtgtCTTTCTGTTTTAGACGAGGATGAGGCCGGCACATGCCTCTCTGACCTTAGAGAGGGTGATGCAGCTGGGTGTGTCCTGTGGGTTATCTTTTTTGGCACATCCTCTTTGCCTTTGACTCTGACAGGCAACTTGCTTCGACCTTTTTGTTCATCTTCCACTCGTTTCTGAAGGGCCTTTACTTTGTCCTTGATGGAACCAATGGGAGTTTCTTCTATCAAAGGTGAAGTGGCCTTTACAGTGGGATGGGGCTCGGGGGCTAAACCTGCATCTTCATCTAATGACTCTTCTGAACTACATTTTTTAAGTTCACTTTTTTCTGCACTACCTTGTAcactttcctctttttgtttttgtttttcttttaatttcctcctcACTGGCTTCTTTATTCCCAGGCTTGGTTTGTGTTGTTTCTGTGCACTCTGTGTCTCATCTGGGGGCAtatctttcccttcattttcaaagcTCCTGCCAGTAGCCGGAACCTCATGTTTCTCCCCTGCTATTTCTTGAACTGTCTGCAGTGGCTTTTCATGAGGAGACACATAGGAGTTTAGATCCTCAGTAAGGTAGTTCACTAGCCCAGTTGAGTCTTTCTCTACTTTGATGTTGCGCTCTTTATCTATTCTAACTTCTACGCATGGATATTCAGTGATTTCTAAAGGCGCCTTTAGCTTAGCCTCCTCTATTTCCTCATCACTGACAATCACCCATTCCTCTTCCACTAATTCTCTCTCCGACTGAGACCTTGGCACACTGCCTTCATCTCTCGCGCAGGTTCCACTTCTCAGGATTTCGTTCACTTTCTCTAAGTCCTCTTTAACTCTTTCAACAATTTCAAAAGGCTCTCCTGGCTCTTCCTCAGCAGCCTTCACCAGCTCCTTCACTTTGATAGAACCTGCCCTATCAGATACATCTGTGGTCAAGATGGCGGTCATTTTGATCAAATCTTGTTTCATCTCAGAAACTTCAGAGAGCAAGTCCGGACTGGCTAGGACAGGAACTTCATTAACCAGGTGACTTTTCAGGACAGATGTTTCTGTAGATTCTGTCTCATCATCTTTGATGTGAATGAAAAACATTgaaagtaaaatggaaatcaaaaaatatatcGGCAAATGTAATCAGGACTGAAACGACACAGTGTCTTTTCCTGTTGTGGCGGGAGGGACAACAGAATGGGCTGGGAATGGTGGATCCACaaggtctcaggatacaaaagcaaagcaaggctaacggaaaaaaaaaaaaaactgaaaaggaaaaatgagcagGAAATAACTTGCTTAATTTTCTCACTTGTAGCACATCCACACATACAACAAAGCTATAACAAATAGCCAAGACAgactgacacacacacatacacacacacacacacaccatcacagATCAAAACAAAGAACGAACGCAGTGAAATTACACAGAGGTATCTCAAGATTGTTCAGATGTTACAGAtcaatgttgaaaaaaatataaacatggggaaaaaaaggaaaaaaaagcattagaaatTGCAGAAAGTTGATTTCCTCTAGGAGAAA from Ailuropoda melanoleuca isolate Jingjing chromosome 11, ASM200744v2, whole genome shotgun sequence includes the following:
- the ANK2 gene encoding ankyrin-2 isoform X14, whose translation is MGNAALCPSCHADKSVRAQGHMQELDKTPDYYGCSSEDTSELGVWSDSNASFLRAARAGNLDKVVEYLKGGIDINTCNQNGLNALHLAAKEGHVGLVQELLGRGSSVDSATKKGNTALHIASLAGQAEVVKVLVKEGANINAQSQNGFTPLYMAAQENHIDVVKYLLENGANQSTATEDGFTPLAVALQQGHNQAVAILLENDTKGKVRLPALHIAARKDDTKSAALLLQNDHNADVQSKMMVNRTTESGFTPLHIAAHYGNVNVATLLLNRGAAVDFTARNGITPLHVASKRGNTNMVKLLLDRGGQIDAKTRDGLTPLHCAARSGHDQVVELLLERGAPLLARTKNGLSPLHMAAQGDHVECVKHLLQHKAPVDDVTLDYLTALHVAAHCGHYRVTKLLLDKRANPNARALNGFTPLHIACKKNRIKVMELLVKYGASIQAITESGLTPIHVAAFMGHLNIVLLLLQNGASPDVTNIRGETALHMAARAGQVEVVRCLLRNGALVDARAREEQTPLHIASRLGKTEIVQLLLQHMAHPDAATTNGYTPLHISAREGQVDVASVLLEAGAAHSLATKKGFTPLHVAAKYGSLDVAKLLLQRRAAADSAGKNGLTPLHVAAHYDNQKVALLLLEKGASPHATAKNGYTPLHIAAKKNQMQIASTLLSYGAETNIVTKQGVTPLHLASQEGHTDMVTLLLDKGANIHMSTKSGLTSLHLAAQEDKVNVADILTKHWADQDAHTKLGYTPLIVACHYGNVKMVNFLLKQGANVNAKTKNGYTPLHQAAQQGHTHIINVLLQHGAKPNATTANGNTALAIAKRLGYISVVDTLKVVTEEVTTTTTTITEKHKLNVPETMTEVLDVSDEEGDDTMTGDGGEYLRPEDLKELGDDSLPSSQFLDGMNYLRYSLEGARSDSTMPSLRSFSSDRSHTLSHASYLRDSAMIDDTVVIPSHQVSTLAKEAERNSYRLSWGTENLDNVALSSSPIHSGFLVSFMVDARGGAMRGCRHNGLRIIIPPRKCTAPTRVTCRLVKRHRLATMPPMVEGEGLASRLIEVGPSGAQFLGPVIVEIPHFAALRGKERELVVLRSENGDSWKEHYCEYTEDELNEILNGMDEVLDSPEDLEKKRICRIITRDFPQYFAVVSRIKQDSNLIGPEGGVLSSTVVPQVQAVFPEGALTKRIRVGLQAQPMHSELVKKILGNKATFSPIVTLEPRRRKFHKPITMTIPVPKASSDVMLNGFGGDAPTLRLLCSITGGTTPAQWEDITGTTPLTFVNECVSFTTNVSARFWLIDCRQIQESVTFASQVYREIICVPYMAKFVVFAKSHDPIEARLRCFCMTDDKVDKTLEQQENFAEVARSRDVEVLEGKPIYVDCFGNLVPLTKSGQHHIFSFFAFKENRLPLFVKVRDTTQEPCGRLSFMKEPKSTRGLVHQAICNLNITLPIYTKESESDQEQEEEIDMTSEKNDETESTETSVLKSHLVNEVPVLASPDLLSEVSEMKQDLIKMTAILTTDVSDRAGSIKVKELVKAAEEEPGEPFEIVERVKEDLEKVNEILRSGTCARDEGSVPRSQSERELVEEEWVIVSDEEIEEAKLKAPLEITEYPCVEVRIDKERNIKVEKDSTGLVNYLTEDLNSYVSPHEKPLQTVQEIAGEKHEVPATGRSFENEGKDMPPDETQSAQKQHKPSLGIKKPVRRKLKEKQKQKEESVQGSAEKSELKKCSSEESLDEDAGLAPEPHPTVKATSPLIEETPIGSIKDKVKALQKRVEDEQKGRSKLPVRVKGKEDVPKKITHRTHPAASPSLRSERHVPASSSSKTERHSSLPSSTKTERHPPVSPSSKTEKHSPVSPSARTERHSPVSSSKTEKHSPVSPSTKTERQSPVSSTKTERHPPVSPSGKMDKRPPVSPSGRMEKHAPVSPGRTEKRLPVSPAGRMEKHPPVSTSGKTEKHLPVSPSGKTEKQPPVSPTSKTERIEETMSVRELMKAFQSGQDPSKHKTGLFEHKSAKQKQPQEKGKARVEKEKGQVLNHRETQKTESQTIKRGQRFVVTGVSESKRVVRASSVGSKREDVVVEKEKALSHKTPEPVQSAPEEESHKESEVPKEKLADEQGDMDLQISPDRKTSTDFSDVIKQELEDNDKYQQFRMSEKTEEVQLHLDQVLTSPFNTTFPLDYMKDEFLPALSLQSGALDGSSESLKPEGVAGSPCGSLMEGTPQISSEESYKHEGLAETPETSPESLSFSPKKSEEQIGEISETTKLETPTAIHSEKDHPSIKDITDGSEEQGTIVTEDTEPSVECLLKEDTLDPSKDTCPKQEDDSLGSCSVLLAKETPKGLTEEASTDEGQLKKVGSAHKTHSDTETQESTTTEPSDEKKASPLPDACVQTDTGTESKPQGVARSPQGLELALPSRDSEVLSPGADESFAVSHRDSLEGSPVLEDNSSHKTPDSLEPSPLKESPCRDSLESSPVEPKMKAGVLPSHFPLPAAVAKTELFTEVASVRSRLLRDPDGSAEDDSLEQTSLVESSGKSPLSPDTPSSEEISYEVTPKATDASTPKPAVIHECAEEDDLENGEKKRFTPEEEMFKMVTKIKTFDELEQEAKQKRDYKKEPKQEESSSSSDPDADSSADVDEPKHVESIEDESDVPVVVTSESRKASSSSESEPELAQLKKGADAGLVPEPVIRVQPPSPLPSSVDSNSSPEEVQFQPIVSKQYTFKMNEDTQEESSKSEEEKDRESHVPEESHTISTNGPDMSYDDLNGDADEPEICEGHGCETRSPSSLVTPISSGLYSSPREDITEQLAIHEESVPLQDTDEKDTEGEELDVSRVESLQVYCPSESSSSLSSLPHCPASEGQELDEDISSLSSATKTEDTKTDQAFESLPKDYSTQDSLITTQTDKLSMDVPVSDPAETDEICDPQIISPYENVPPQSFFSSEESKTQMDAGHTSFHSFEVSSVTITSSVEDVVVTSSSNRTVSSQESNFEDQNMEKESKQESTLWEKQSDQAPSSLEPSVPNTSVVVSDQISKVIITKTDVDSDSWSEIREDDEAFEARVKEEEQKIFGLMVDRQSQGTTPDTTPARTPTEEGTPTSEQNPFLFQEGKLFEMTRSGAIDMTKRSYDDESFHFFQIGQESREETLSEDMKEGSPGAEPPQRETSAESLALSESKETVSDEADLLPDDLSEEVEEISASDAQLHTPMGNSTSPETSTKEAPSAGAEDLPTTPMGDMPLKSSVKDPSCPDSPEPVVHVQLDFSTVTRSVYSGRDDDSPDSSPEEQKSVIEIPTAPMENVPSTESKSKIPVRTIPTSTSAPPSVEYESSLCEDFLPSLDEESKEDEAKPKSKIPVKAPVQRVEQQLSHLDSSLQKIVAPQGQDMTSRTPDSRSKSESDASALDSKTKCPVKTRSYIETETESRERAEELELESEEGATRPKIFTSRLPVKSKSTTSSCKGAVSPTKESKEHFFDLYRNSIEFFEEISDEASKLVDRLTQSEREQELVSDDESSSALEVSVIENLPPVETEHSIPEDIFDTRPIWDESIETLIERIPDENGHDHAEDEQDEQERIEERLAYIADHLGFSWTELARELDFTEEQIHQIRIENPNSLQDQSHALLKYWLERDGRQATDTSLIECLTKINRMDIVHLMEASTEPLQERISHSYAEIEQTIALDHSEGFSTLQEELCTAQPKQKEEQAVSKESESCDQPPIVSEEDISVGYSTFQDCIPKAEGDSSGTERFPQTHKEQVQQDFSGKTQDRPEESSLECQQEYFVTTPGTEVSETQKAMAVSDSPSKTPEEIRTPAEEERPYLQTPTSSEQGDSPIIQEPEEPPEHGEESSQKTSLVIVESAGDQPQALDRLDEDAAFHKELTEELGELEASSDEEAMVTTRVVRRRVIIQGDAMPDIPPETVTEEEYVDEHGHTVVRKVTRKIIRRYVSSDGTEKEEVTMQGTAQGPISIEEGDGYSKVMKRIVLKSDTEQSEVTLSEPSILSSTSQFQAEPVEGRRVSKVVKTTMVHGERMEKHLGDSSLATDLPSAKDDFEEDNNE